In Hyphomicrobiales bacterium, the sequence CATCCGCTACGGCTACCAGCGCTTCATGCCCGATGTGATGGCGACCGTCGTCGCCGTGCTCATCGTCCTCGTCCAGCTCGTGCAGAGCTTCGGCGACCGCCTGGCGCGCCGCCTCAACAAGCGCCTGCGCCACGCCTGATTCAATTCACCCACTTCACACGAAGGAAACTGCAGCCATGACGACTTCTTTCAGCCGCCGCACCGCGCTTGCCGCCGGCTTCACCCTGGCGCTCGCCGCCGGCCCCGCCCTCGCCCAGGGACAGGTGCTCCGCATCGGCGTCACACCCGGCCCGCATGCCGAGATCCTGGAGAAGGTGAAGCCGCTCGCGGCGCAGAAGGGCCTCGATCTCAAGATCACCGAGTTCTCCGATTATGTCGTGCCGAACCAGGCTCTCGACGCCGGCGAGCTGGAGGCCAACTCCTTCCAGCACGAGCCCTATCTCGACAATCAGGTGAAGGATCGCGGCTACAAGATCATCAAGGTCGGCCTGACCGTGAACTTCCCGATCGGCATCTACTCGTCGAAATACAAGAGCTGGGCCGAGATCCCGGACGGCGCCACCATCGCCATCCCGAACGATCCGACCAATGGCGGGCGCGTGCTGCTGCTCCTGCAGGACAAGGGCGTCATCAAGCTGAAGGACGGCGTCGGCTTCAAGCCGACCGTCGCCGACATCACCGCCAACCCCAAGAAGTTCAAGATCATCGAGCTGGAAGCAGCCCAGACGCCGCGTTCGCTGGCCGACGTCGCCGCTGCCGCGATCAACACCAACTACGCCGTCGACGCCAAGATCGACCCGGCCTCCGCCATTCTGCGCGAGGACGCCAAGGGCCCCTATGTCAACCTGATCGCCGTCCGTGCCGCCGACAAGGACAAGCCCTGGGTCAAGACGCTGGTCGAGGTCTATCACAGCCCGGAGGTCAAGAGCTTCATCGCCGAGCGCTACAAGGGCGCCGTGCTCGCCGGCTGGTAACCGTCTCCTCCCACCTGGCTTCCATTGGCCAGGCACCTTGCCCCGGATGCGCCGCATCCGGGGCTTTTTCGTCGTTCGCCGCTCACGCGACGGTCGAACGCTCCGCAAGTTGCGAACGCCGAAAACCGATCACCTCCAGTTCGGTGACGACGGCAACGGCAGCAGCCTGCGCCAGCACGAAGGCGATGCCGAGCCCGGTCGGCGTGAACCAGCCCATCAGCAGGATCGCGAGGCTCTCGACGATCCAGACGAGGTTGATGCCGATCACCGCATAGATGGCGAGGCGCGGCAGGACCTTGCGGCTGGCGAGAAAGGCCAGCAATACCGCGCAGGGCAGCAGCACGCTTCCGGCACCGCGCAAAAAACTCTCCGGAAATCCGAGCGGCGCTGCGAGTGGACCGGCCGCAGCCGAAAGCAGCAGCCCCATTCCGGCGCAGGCGGCGGCATCGAGGGCGAGCGCGTTGCGCAGCAGCGGCGAAAACTGGACGAGGGACATGGCATTCTCCTTCGGTCTTGTGGGCGAAAAGCCCGTTTCGATGCCGGGAATGCTGCCGGGATCAGGACGGCGCGTCGATTAAGCGGGAGGTAATTGGAACGGCCCGTCGGGATCGCTAGCTTGCCTGCCATGAACAAGCATCACCCTCCCTCCTTCGGCACATTGCTGCGCGACTGGCGGCAATTGCGCCGCTTCAGCCAGCTCGACCTCGCGCTTGAAGCCGAGATCTCGCAGAAGCATCTGAGCTTCATCGAAAGCGGCCGCTCGCGCCCCAGCCGCGAGATGGTGCTGCTGCTGGCCGAGCACCTCACGGTGCCCTTGCGCGAGCGCAACGCCCTGCTGCTCGCAGCCGGCCACGCGCCGATCTATCTGGAGCGTCCGCTGGAAGATCCGTCGCTCAAGGCCGCCCGGGCCGCGATCGATCTGATCCTCAAGGGTCACGAGCCTTATCCGGCGATCGCGGTCGACCGGCACTGGACGCTGCTCGCGGCCAATGGCGCGGTCACACGGTTGCTTGGCCTCGTCGCCGATGCGGATCTACTGAAACCGCCCATCAATGTGCTGCGCCTTTCGCTGCATCCGGACGGGCTAGCACCCTTCATCATCAACCTCGGCGAATGGCGTGGCCACCTGCTCGCCCGGCTACGCCAGCAGGTGCGTGCGACGGCGGACGGCACGCTCGGCGCCCTGCTGGAAGAGCTCTCGGCCTATCCGCATCCGGGCAAACCCGGAAAGGAACGCCACGACCCGGAAGCCGAGGCCGGCATCGTCGTGCCGATGCAGTTGAGGCTCGGCGAAAGCGTTCTGTCGTTGATCTCGGCGACGACGGTGTTCGGCACGCCGGTCGACATCACCCTGTCCGAACTGGCGTTGGAGACGTTCTTCCCGGCGGACAAGGCTACCACCGAGGCCCTGCATGCGCTCGCCGCGACCGGCAATGGATCGGCGTAACTTCGGAACCCAAGCGTTCCAGCGCGGTTTCCTCCCGGAGCGCGGCGCCAGCCGTACCCAAACCCGAAGGAGCAACGCGATGGGCAGCACGACCGACAAGATCAAGGGCATGGCCAACGAGGCGGCCGGGAACGTCAAGCAGGCCGCCGGCAAGGCGTTCGACAAGCCGGAATGGGAGGCCGAGGGCAAGGCCCAGGAGCTGAAGGGCGAAGCCCAGCAGGCGCTCGGCAAGGGCAAGGAGGCGGTGAAGAAGGCCGTCGACAAGGTCTGAGGCACCCGCCTCAAAGCAAAAGGGCCGCCTTCCGGCGGCCCTTTTTATGTCGAGCCGGTGCAGCTCAGGCGGTGCCGCCGAGCCCGCCGAGGAAATCCTTGACCCGGCCGAAGAAGCCGGCGGTCTCGGGGTGATTGGTGTGCGAGCTTTCGCGCTCGAACTCCTCCAGAAGCTCGCGCTGGCGCGCGGTCAGCTTCTGCGGTGTCTCGACCACGACCTGGATGTAGAGATCGCCGACATCGCGTGAGCGCAGCACGCTCATGCCCTTGCCTTTCAGGCGGAACTGCTTGCCGGTCTGGGTGCCTTCCGGGATCTTCACGCGGGCCTGTTCGCCCGAGAGCGTCGGCACCTCGATCTCGCCGCCGAGCGCGGCCGAGACCAGGCCGATCGGCACGCGGCAGAACAGATCGGCCCCGTCGCGCTGGAAGATCGCGTGCGGCTTGATCGAGAGGAAGATGTAGAGATCGCCCGCAGGCCCCCCGCGCAGGCCCGCCTCGCCCTCGCCGGCAAGCCGGATGCGGGTTCCGTCCTCGACGCCGGCCGGGATATTGACCGAAAGCGTGCGCTCGCGCGTGACGCGGCCGGCGCCCTGGCAGTTCTTGCAAGGGTCGTCGATGATCTCGCCCCGGCCCGAGCAGGTCGGGCAGGTGCGCTCGACCGAGAAGAAGCCCTGATTGGCGCGCACCCGACCATGTCCGCCGCAGGTCGGGCACTGACGCGACTTCGAGCCCGGCTTGGCACCCGTGCCGGAGCAGGATTCGCAGGACACCG encodes:
- the metQ gene encoding L-methionine/D-methionine ABC transporter membrane anchored binding protein, encoding MTTSFSRRTALAAGFTLALAAGPALAQGQVLRIGVTPGPHAEILEKVKPLAAQKGLDLKITEFSDYVVPNQALDAGELEANSFQHEPYLDNQVKDRGYKIIKVGLTVNFPIGIYSSKYKSWAEIPDGATIAIPNDPTNGGRVLLLLQDKGVIKLKDGVGFKPTVADITANPKKFKIIELEAAQTPRSLADVAAAAINTNYAVDAKIDPASAILREDAKGPYVNLIAVRAADKDKPWVKTLVEVYHSPEVKSFIAERYKGAVLAGW
- a CDS encoding conserved membrane hypothetical protein (Evidence 4 : Unknown function but conserved in other organisms), whose product is MSLVQFSPLLRNALALDAAACAGMGLLLSAAAGPLAAPLGFPESFLRGAGSVLLPCAVLLAFLASRKVLPRLAIYAVIGINLVWIVESLAILLMGWFTPTGLGIAFVLAQAAAVAVVTELEVIGFRRSQLAERSTVA
- a CDS encoding Helix-turn-helix transcriptional regulator, whose translation is MNKHHPPSFGTLLRDWRQLRRFSQLDLALEAEISQKHLSFIESGRSRPSREMVLLLAEHLTVPLRERNALLLAAGHAPIYLERPLEDPSLKAARAAIDLILKGHEPYPAIAVDRHWTLLAANGAVTRLLGLVADADLLKPPINVLRLSLHPDGLAPFIINLGEWRGHLLARLRQQVRATADGTLGALLEELSAYPHPGKPGKERHDPEAEAGIVVPMQLRLGESVLSLISATTVFGTPVDITLSELALETFFPADKATTEALHALAATGNGSA
- a CDS encoding conserved hypothetical protein (Evidence 4 : Unknown function but conserved in other organisms) encodes the protein MGSTTDKIKGMANEAAGNVKQAAGKAFDKPEWEAEGKAQELKGEAQQALGKGKEAVKKAVDKV
- the dnaJ gene encoding chaperone protein DnaJ, with product MSKRDYYEILGVSRTVTEVELKGSFRKLAMKHHPDKNPGDKEAEIKFKEINEAYQVLSDGQKRAAYDRFGHQAFENGGAGAGGNADFSDFMSDIFDSFFGDARRGGPRSANGRERGADLRYNLEIGLEEAFTGKNESIRVPTSVSCESCSGTGAKPGSKSRQCPTCGGHGRVRANQGFFSVERTCPTCSGRGEIIDDPCKNCQGAGRVTRERTLSVNIPAGVEDGTRIRLAGEGEAGLRGGPAGDLYIFLSIKPHAIFQRDGADLFCRVPIGLVSAALGGEIEVPTLSGEQARVKIPEGTQTGKQFRLKGKGMSVLRSRDVGDLYIQVVVETPQKLTARQRELLEEFERESSHTNHPETAGFFGRVKDFLGGLGGTA